From one Deinococcus aetherius genomic stretch:
- a CDS encoding flavin-containing monooxygenase — MSTHHQIAIVGSGFAGLGMAVHLRRRGIEDFLIFERAHEVGGTWRDNTYPGCACDVKSDLYSFSFAPNPDWGHRYARQPEILAYLRQVADDFGVRPHIRFGHEMERAEWDDGEGLWRIRTNQGEYTARVLISGHGPLVEPKWPIIPGLESFAGPRFHSAGWDHSVDLDGRRIAVIGTGASAIQFIPELQKVAGRLTVFQRSAPWVMPRMDTETSERRRDLFRRYPGLQRLSRQWIFGMAEARFLTFTNERVRKLAEEAGHKHLEAQVPDPALRVRLTPNYRLGCKRILVSDDYYPAMTKPNVELVTEAITEVRGPKIVTADGQEREFDVLIGGTGFEATRPSIARRIFGRGGRSLAEVWDPHMEALHGTAVAGFPNLFLIIGPNTGLGHNSMVYMMEAQIDYIVAALEYLGREHLLAIEPRPEAQAEYSEILQGKLQNSVWNVGGCTSWYIDANGRNSSLWPERAARFRQTLRRFDPSLYRAWLSPRPLPPLSRSA, encoded by the coding sequence GTGAGCACCCACCATCAGATCGCCATCGTCGGCAGCGGCTTCGCGGGGCTGGGGATGGCCGTCCACCTTCGGCGCCGGGGCATAGAGGACTTCTTGATCTTCGAGCGGGCCCATGAGGTCGGCGGCACCTGGCGCGACAACACCTACCCCGGCTGCGCCTGCGACGTGAAGAGCGACCTCTACTCCTTCTCCTTCGCCCCCAACCCGGACTGGGGCCACCGCTACGCCCGCCAGCCCGAAATCCTCGCCTACCTGCGCCAGGTCGCCGACGACTTCGGCGTGCGACCGCACATCCGCTTCGGGCACGAGATGGAGCGCGCGGAGTGGGACGACGGCGAGGGGCTGTGGCGCATCCGGACGAACCAGGGCGAGTACACCGCCCGCGTCCTGATCTCCGGGCACGGTCCCCTCGTCGAGCCGAAGTGGCCGATCATCCCGGGGCTGGAGAGCTTCGCGGGCCCCCGCTTCCACTCGGCGGGGTGGGACCATTCCGTTGACCTCGACGGCAGGCGGATCGCGGTGATCGGCACGGGCGCCTCCGCCATCCAGTTCATCCCCGAGCTACAGAAGGTGGCGGGGAGGCTCACCGTCTTCCAGCGTTCGGCCCCCTGGGTGATGCCCCGGATGGACACGGAGACGAGTGAACGCCGCCGTGACCTCTTCCGCCGCTACCCCGGCCTGCAACGTCTCTCGCGGCAGTGGATTTTCGGGATGGCCGAGGCCCGCTTCCTGACCTTCACCAACGAGCGGGTGAGGAAGCTGGCGGAGGAGGCCGGGCACAAGCACCTGGAGGCGCAGGTGCCCGACCCCGCCCTGCGCGTGAGGCTCACCCCGAACTACCGCCTGGGCTGCAAGCGCATCCTCGTCTCGGACGACTACTACCCGGCGATGACGAAGCCCAACGTCGAACTCGTGACCGAGGCCATTACGGAGGTCAGGGGCCCGAAGATCGTCACGGCGGACGGCCAGGAGCGCGAGTTCGACGTGCTCATCGGCGGCACGGGCTTCGAGGCGACGCGGCCCTCCATCGCCCGGCGCATCTTCGGGCGGGGCGGCCGGTCTCTGGCCGAGGTCTGGGACCCGCACATGGAGGCGCTGCACGGGACGGCGGTGGCAGGATTCCCCAACCTGTTCCTGATCATCGGGCCGAACACCGGGCTCGGGCACAACAGCATGGTCTACATGATGGAGGCGCAGATCGACTACATCGTGGCGGCGCTGGAGTACCTGGGGCGCGAACACCTCCTCGCCATCGAGCCCCGCCCCGAGGCGCAGGCCGAGTACAGCGAGATCCTTCAGGGCAAACTTCAGAACTCCGTGTGGAACGTCGGCGGCTGCACGAGCTGGTACATCGACGCGAACGGGCGCAACTCCTCCCTGTGGCCCGAGCGGGCGGCCCGCTTCCGGCAGACCCTGCGGCGCTTCGACCCCTCGCTGTACCGCGCCTGGCTGAGCCCCCGCCCCCTGCCACCCCTCTCCCGGAGCGCCTGA
- a CDS encoding alpha/beta fold hydrolase: protein MTAPVSAPAVHPAPTFTEVGGVRTRYVVQGDGPPLLLLHGIGRSLEDWSANIAPLAEHYRVYALDLIGFGYTDKPDVPYSLGGLARFAAHFLDAVGETRPVALMGNSLGGAVAQRFAVAYPERTRALILVNSAGFGREVAAVLRALSVPRLGELLLRPTARNARQTVRSLFHDPTFATEERISRALDLSRQPHAARAFLRVLRDLGDWRGAKAAWREELQERLVRQGVPTLIIWGDHDVILPARLLEAARKSHPHARTHLFRDTGHMPQLERADTFNRLVLDFLQEVPA from the coding sequence ATGACCGCTCCCGTCTCCGCCCCCGCCGTCCACCCCGCCCCCACCTTCACCGAGGTCGGCGGCGTTCGGACCCGGTACGTCGTTCAGGGCGACGGCCCGCCCCTGTTGCTGCTGCACGGCATCGGGCGCAGCCTGGAGGACTGGTCGGCGAACATCGCGCCCCTGGCCGAGCATTACCGGGTCTACGCCCTCGACCTGATCGGCTTCGGGTACACCGACAAGCCGGACGTGCCGTATTCCCTGGGGGGACTGGCCCGCTTCGCCGCGCACTTTCTCGACGCGGTGGGAGAGACCCGACCGGTCGCCCTGATGGGCAATTCACTCGGCGGGGCGGTCGCCCAGCGGTTCGCCGTCGCCTATCCGGAGCGCACGCGAGCCCTGATCCTGGTGAACAGCGCGGGCTTCGGGCGGGAGGTCGCCGCCGTCCTGCGGGCCCTCTCCGTGCCGCGTCTGGGCGAACTGCTCCTCCGGCCCACTGCCCGCAACGCCCGCCAGACCGTCCGCTCCCTCTTCCACGACCCGACCTTCGCCACGGAGGAGCGCATTTCGCGGGCCCTCGACCTCTCGCGCCAGCCACACGCCGCCCGCGCCTTCCTGCGGGTGCTGCGCGACCTCGGCGACTGGCGCGGGGCGAAGGCCGCGTGGCGCGAGGAGTTGCAGGAACGCCTCGTCCGGCAGGGGGTGCCGACGCTCATCATCTGGGGGGACCACGACGTGATCCTGCCTGCACGGCTCTTGGAAGCGGCGCGGAAGTCCCACCCCCACGCCCGCACCCACCTCTTCAGGGACACCGGACACATGCCCCAACTGGAGCGGGCGGACACGTTCAACCGCCTCGTCCTCGACTTCTTGCAGGAGGTTCCAGCGTGA
- a CDS encoding TetR/AcrR family transcriptional regulator: MTSRPPTRRAPQQERSRQMVARLLGAAARLFAERGYEGTTTNHIAEHAGVSVGSLYQFFPDKAALLASLQATWTGQLRLALDAVLRDAANQPLEDVIDHVLGVHTRLNADPPGLLGLLLVTPSATSEQENETVRAEVQGRLEGILEVRAPGLGPERRSAVARMSIHITNGLYVLGGSGGGADPAVREEVRAALLAYLRPIVRGVGEDTPGG; the protein is encoded by the coding sequence ATGACCTCCCGCCCGCCGACGCGGCGTGCCCCGCAGCAGGAGCGCAGCCGCCAGATGGTCGCCCGGCTCCTGGGCGCCGCCGCCCGGCTGTTCGCGGAGCGGGGGTACGAGGGGACGACGACGAACCACATCGCCGAACACGCGGGGGTGTCGGTGGGGTCGCTCTACCAGTTCTTTCCCGACAAGGCGGCGCTCCTCGCCTCCCTCCAGGCGACGTGGACGGGGCAGCTGCGGCTCGCCCTCGACGCGGTGCTGCGGGACGCGGCGAATCAACCCCTGGAGGACGTGATTGACCATGTGCTCGGGGTCCACACGCGGCTGAACGCCGACCCGCCCGGCCTGCTCGGGCTGCTGCTCGTCACGCCCTCGGCCACGTCGGAGCAGGAGAACGAGACGGTGAGGGCGGAGGTGCAGGGGCGGCTGGAGGGGATTCTGGAGGTGCGCGCCCCGGGGCTGGGCCCGGAGAGGCGCTCGGCAGTGGCGCGGATGAGCATTCACATCACCAATGGCCTGTACGTGCTCGGGGGGTCGGGCGGGGGAGCCGACCCCGCCGTCCGAGAGGAGGTGAGGGCCGCCCTCCTCGCCTACCTGCGGCCCATCGTGCGGGGCGTGGGCGAGGACACGCCCGGGGGCTGA
- a CDS encoding DMT family transporter, with protein sequence MSAVTGTPAATGKSPLRGVALYGVALLLFACLDTTTKYLTAHYPVPLVAWTRYAVQFLLMTAILAPRMGRELVSPARPAPVALRSLCLAATSLFVGLALHRLPVAEASAIVFISPLLVVLLAGPLLGERLTPLRAMLAVLGFTGVLLIARPTGNLDALGVVFALLGALSNTGYQLMSRTLSAEKPLTLLFNSALVGTLIFGGLLPFFWGGEGLTLTYVLLFLSLGLTAGVGHFFLTLGFRYAPASLISPVTYLQLLWAGLLGWVVFHHVPDALTLVGMAVIAAAGVATVVTGGRRQPPGVSSPTPRTMGRR encoded by the coding sequence TTGAGCGCCGTCACCGGCACCCCGGCGGCCACGGGAAAGAGCCCGCTGCGCGGTGTGGCCCTCTACGGGGTCGCCCTGCTGCTGTTCGCCTGTCTCGACACCACGACGAAGTACCTCACCGCGCATTACCCCGTGCCGCTCGTCGCCTGGACGCGCTACGCGGTGCAGTTCCTGCTGATGACGGCCATCCTCGCCCCCAGGATGGGCCGGGAACTCGTCTCGCCCGCACGCCCCGCCCCCGTGGCCCTGCGCTCGCTGTGCCTCGCGGCGACGAGCCTGTTCGTGGGGCTGGCGCTGCACCGCCTTCCCGTGGCGGAGGCGTCGGCCATCGTGTTCATCTCCCCGCTGCTGGTGGTGCTGCTCGCGGGGCCGCTGCTCGGCGAGCGCCTCACGCCCCTGCGGGCCATGCTCGCCGTGCTGGGGTTCACGGGCGTTCTCCTGATCGCGCGGCCTACGGGGAACCTCGACGCGCTCGGGGTGGTCTTCGCCCTGCTCGGCGCCCTGTCGAACACCGGCTACCAGCTCATGTCGCGCACCCTGAGCGCCGAGAAACCCCTGACCCTGCTGTTCAACTCGGCGCTCGTGGGGACGCTGATCTTCGGGGGGCTTCTGCCCTTTTTCTGGGGAGGCGAAGGGCTCACGCTCACCTATGTCCTGCTGTTCCTGTCGCTCGGGCTCACGGCAGGGGTGGGGCACTTCTTCCTGACCCTGGGCTTCCGCTACGCGCCCGCCTCCCTGATCTCCCCGGTCACCTACCTGCAACTGTTGTGGGCGGGGCTGCTGGGCTGGGTCGTCTTCCACCACGTTCCCGACGCGCTCACCCTGGTCGGAATGGCGGTCATCGCGGCGGCGGGGGTTGCCACGGTGGTCACGGGCGGGCGCCGTCAGCCCCCGGGCGTGTCCTCGCCCACGCCCCGCACGATGGGCCGCAGGTAG
- the pcaDC gene encoding bifunctional 3-oxoadipate enol-lactonase/4-carboxymuconolactone decarboxylase PcaDC, whose translation MSTPSTPSAPASRFVTVGDVTLHVRREGAATGLPAVVFLNSLGSDLRIWDEVVPAVAGRHPVLRYDKRGHGLSDAPAGPYSIGDHGGDLLGLLDALGIERAVLVGVSVGGMIALDLAARAPERVAGLLLCDTGARIGTPQTWETRIAGVRQEGLGAIADGILSRWFTPEFFETRPGNVRGWRNMLTRISADGYVATCEAIRDADLRDAARSVRVPAAVLCGDADLSTPPEVGQELAALLGAPFHLIENCGHLPCLERPAEVARHLLAFLDRLFPPPDDRYEQGMRVRRSVLGDVHVDRATAGVTDLDRDFQTFITEYAWGGPWSRGHFDTRTRHLITLALLAALPREHELAMHLRATGNTGVSEADLRELFFHVAVYAGVPVANRALGLAKQALAERNDS comes from the coding sequence ATGTCCACCCCCAGCACCCCCTCTGCCCCCGCCTCCCGCTTCGTCACCGTGGGGGACGTGACCCTGCATGTCCGCCGGGAGGGCGCCGCGACGGGCCTCCCCGCCGTCGTCTTCCTCAACTCGCTCGGCAGCGACCTGCGCATCTGGGACGAGGTGGTTCCCGCCGTTGCCGGGAGACATCCTGTGCTGCGCTACGACAAGCGCGGGCACGGCCTCTCCGACGCGCCCGCCGGGCCGTACTCCATCGGGGACCACGGCGGGGACCTCCTCGGGCTGCTGGACGCTCTGGGGATCGAGCGGGCCGTGCTCGTCGGCGTGTCCGTCGGCGGGATGATCGCGCTGGACCTCGCCGCGCGGGCCCCGGAGCGGGTGGCGGGCCTGCTCCTGTGCGACACGGGGGCGCGGATCGGGACCCCCCAGACGTGGGAGACGCGGATCGCGGGCGTGCGGCAGGAGGGTCTGGGTGCCATCGCGGACGGCATCCTCTCGCGCTGGTTCACGCCGGAGTTTTTCGAGACGCGGCCGGGCAACGTGCGGGGATGGCGCAACATGCTCACCCGCATATCGGCGGACGGGTATGTCGCCACCTGCGAGGCCATCCGGGACGCGGACCTGCGCGATGCAGCCCGGAGTGTCCGCGTGCCCGCCGCCGTCCTGTGCGGTGACGCCGACCTCTCCACCCCACCCGAGGTGGGGCAGGAACTCGCCGCGCTGCTGGGGGCGCCCTTCCACCTCATCGAGAACTGCGGGCACCTGCCCTGTCTGGAGCGGCCAGCGGAGGTGGCCCGGCATCTGCTGGCCTTCCTCGACAGGCTCTTTCCACCGCCGGACGACCGCTACGAGCAGGGGATGCGGGTGCGGCGCTCGGTGCTGGGGGACGTGCATGTGGACCGGGCCACGGCGGGCGTCACCGACCTCGACCGGGACTTCCAGACCTTCATCACCGAGTACGCCTGGGGCGGGCCGTGGTCGCGGGGACACTTCGACACGCGCACCCGGCACCTGATCACCCTGGCCCTTCTCGCCGCCCTGCCGCGAGAACACGAACTCGCCATGCACCTGCGGGCGACCGGGAACACGGGCGTGAGCGAAGCGGACCTGCGTGAACTCTTCTTCCACGTCGCCGTCTACGCGGGGGTGCCCGTCGCCAACCGCGCCCTGGGGCTCGCCAAACAGGCACTCGCCGAAAGGAATGACTCATGA
- the pcaH gene encoding protocatechuate 3,4-dioxygenase subunit beta — protein sequence MTADQPTDRPRPRLRTLDPAVHPAYLHEAYTSSVKRAPHELLIPLPHTLADDTGPVFGVGRIQPDDNDTTRNARVNGEPLGERIIVRGRLLDSSGQPVRGALIETWQANAAGRYVHTRDQHAAPLDPNFTGTARMLTDEDGEYQLVSIKPGAYPWRNHPNAWRPAHIHFSVFGRNFSQRLVTQMYFPGDPLLAYDPIYGGIPDEKGRRRLISRFDLSLTQPEWALGYRFDLVLGGDAQTPWEEAH from the coding sequence ATGACCGCCGACCAGCCGACCGACCGGCCCCGTCCGCGCCTGCGCACCCTCGACCCGGCCGTCCACCCCGCCTACCTCCACGAGGCCTACACCAGCAGCGTGAAGCGGGCGCCCCACGAGTTGCTGATCCCCCTGCCGCACACCCTGGCGGACGACACCGGGCCCGTCTTCGGCGTAGGCCGCATCCAGCCCGACGACAACGACACCACCCGCAACGCCCGGGTGAACGGCGAGCCGCTGGGTGAACGCATCATCGTGCGGGGGCGGCTGCTCGACTCCTCGGGGCAGCCGGTGCGCGGGGCATTGATCGAGACGTGGCAGGCGAACGCGGCGGGGCGCTATGTCCACACGCGGGACCAGCACGCGGCGCCCCTCGACCCCAACTTTACGGGGACGGCGCGGATGCTGACCGACGAGGACGGGGAATACCAACTCGTCTCCATCAAGCCCGGCGCGTACCCCTGGCGCAACCACCCCAACGCCTGGCGCCCGGCGCACATCCACTTCAGCGTGTTCGGCCGGAACTTCTCGCAGCGCCTCGTGACCCAGATGTACTTCCCAGGCGATCCCCTGCTCGCCTACGACCCCATCTACGGTGGCATCCCCGACGAGAAGGGGCGGCGGCGGCTGATCTCGCGCTTCGACCTGAGCCTCACGCAGCCCGAGTGGGCGCTGGGCTACCGTTTCGACCTCGTGCTGGGGGGCGACGCGCAGACGCCCTGGGAGGAGGCGCACTGA
- the pcaG gene encoding protocatechuate 3,4-dioxygenase subunit alpha, with protein sequence MPLSPETSNIPAEDFGPSPSQTVGPYFHQGLVFGQGLVHGEENVMVSPTSPAAGERVTLRGRVLDGDGQPVPDALVEVWQADANGRYPHPADPEHAQADPHFRGFGRSDTRRPGDTFVFHTVKPGAVVRPGQPTLAPHLQLWVGMRGLLTHTMTRVFLGDEDNSADPVFASIPAERRHTLLARREETPGGTVYHFDIRMQGPDETVFFDV encoded by the coding sequence ATGCCGCTGAGCCCCGAGACCTCCAACATCCCCGCCGAAGACTTCGGGCCCTCGCCCAGCCAGACGGTCGGGCCGTACTTCCACCAGGGGCTCGTCTTCGGGCAGGGCCTCGTCCACGGGGAGGAGAACGTGATGGTCTCCCCCACCAGCCCGGCGGCGGGCGAGCGCGTCACCCTGCGCGGGCGGGTGCTCGACGGGGACGGCCAGCCCGTGCCGGACGCCCTCGTCGAGGTGTGGCAGGCCGACGCGAACGGGCGTTACCCCCACCCCGCCGACCCCGAGCACGCGCAGGCCGACCCGCACTTCCGGGGTTTCGGGCGCTCGGACACGCGGCGTCCCGGCGACACGTTCGTCTTTCACACGGTCAAGCCGGGGGCCGTCGTCCGGCCCGGTCAGCCCACCCTCGCCCCACACCTGCAACTGTGGGTGGGAATGCGGGGCCTGCTGACGCACACCATGACGCGCGTTTTCCTCGGGGACGAGGACAACTCGGCGGACCCGGTGTTTGCCAGCATTCCGGCAGAACGGCGGCACACCCTCCTCGCGCGGCGGGAGGAGACGCCGGGGGGGACGGTGTACCACTTCGACATCCGAATGCAGGGGCCGGACGAGACGGTGTTTTTCGATGTGTGA
- the pcaB gene encoding 3-carboxy-cis,cis-muconate cycloisomerase: protein MSFTPLDSTLYGPLFSCPPVSELFSDARQLGYMVEVEAALAAAQGRLGVIPAGATEAITQGAVTFQPDFLKLREGVAQDGFPIIALLAQLRAALPDEAAEFVHWGATTQDIMDTALVLTLRDALEVMEGSLRLLIERLAGRADEHRHTLMAGRTHSQQALPMTFGLKVAGWLAPLIRHLQRLRELRPRLLVVQFGGAAGTLAALGGDGLRVRAELARELRLGEPPLPWHTGRDNLAELAGWLSGVTGSLGKLGQDIILLAQSEVAEVRESGDRARGGSSTMPQKSNPIGSELLVAAARMNATLLSGVHQAMIQEHERGTHGWQLEWLNLPQMVGLTAASLERAAGLTADLFVDEARMEENIRRSGGLMMAEAITFALAGPLGRQRAKALVKEAVPVAIQERRPLVDVLRERVDAPVDWDALTERHYLGTTNDMIDAVLKSAAEHTGRTP from the coding sequence GTGAGCTTCACTCCCCTCGACTCCACCCTGTACGGCCCGTTGTTCTCCTGCCCGCCCGTCTCGGAGCTGTTCAGCGATGCCCGGCAACTGGGATACATGGTGGAGGTGGAGGCAGCGCTGGCAGCAGCCCAGGGTCGCCTCGGCGTCATCCCCGCCGGGGCAACGGAGGCAATCACACAGGGGGCGGTCACGTTCCAGCCCGACTTTTTAAAGCTGCGAGAGGGGGTCGCCCAGGACGGCTTTCCCATCATCGCCCTACTCGCCCAGCTTCGCGCCGCTCTTCCCGACGAGGCCGCCGAGTTCGTCCACTGGGGCGCGACGACGCAGGACATCATGGACACGGCGCTCGTCCTGACGCTGCGGGACGCGCTGGAGGTGATGGAGGGGTCACTGCGGCTCCTGATCGAGCGGCTGGCCGGGCGGGCGGACGAGCATCGCCACACCCTGATGGCCGGGCGCACCCACTCGCAGCAGGCCCTGCCCATGACCTTCGGGCTGAAGGTGGCGGGGTGGCTCGCGCCCCTGATTCGTCACCTCCAACGCCTCCGGGAACTCCGCCCGCGCCTCCTCGTCGTCCAGTTCGGCGGGGCGGCGGGGACGCTGGCGGCGCTGGGGGGAGACGGGCTGCGGGTGCGGGCGGAACTCGCGCGGGAGTTGCGGCTGGGCGAACCGCCGCTGCCCTGGCACACCGGGCGAGACAACCTCGCCGAGCTGGCCGGGTGGCTCTCGGGCGTCACGGGCAGCCTGGGCAAGCTGGGCCAGGACATCATCCTCCTCGCCCAGTCGGAGGTCGCCGAGGTGCGCGAGTCGGGCGACCGGGCGCGGGGCGGGTCGAGCACGATGCCGCAGAAGAGCAACCCCATCGGAAGCGAACTCCTCGTCGCCGCCGCCCGAATGAACGCGACGCTGCTCTCCGGGGTCCACCAGGCGATGATTCAGGAGCACGAGCGGGGCACCCACGGCTGGCAACTGGAGTGGCTCAACCTGCCGCAGATGGTCGGGCTGACGGCGGCCAGCTTGGAGCGGGCGGCGGGGCTGACGGCGGACCTCTTCGTGGACGAGGCGCGGATGGAGGAGAATATCCGGCGGTCCGGCGGGCTGATGATGGCAGAGGCGATCACCTTTGCCCTCGCCGGGCCCCTCGGGCGGCAACGGGCCAAGGCGCTCGTGAAGGAGGCCGTGCCCGTCGCCATCCAGGAACGCCGTCCCCTCGTGGACGTGCTGCGCGAGCGGGTGGACGCCCCCGTGGACTGGGATGCCCTCACCGAGCGGCACTATCTGGGGACGACGAACGACATGATCGACGCGGTGCTGAAAAGCGCCGCCGAACACACCGGGAGAACTCCGTGA